The segment CAGCAACTATTATAGATGCTATGAATCAATCGCTTATATTTACACAGTAAGCATACATATTTGAATCCACTTGCACCTTCTGTCCCAAGCTATCTGTATTCTGTGATGCATACTTcccaaacaccaaaaccagTAAGGTTTGTTTGCaagctgctgaaagaaaataaactaatttttttctttaaatatgttaATAATTTTTGCCCATGCAGGGCAAACATACCAATAGACAGGAAGACTAGCTGATATTTTGCACACTAAGCCAGATCTAACTATTAGCATTTAGGAAAGAtaccttcctcctctcctctgcagcctccaGCTTTTTCTGGATCTCCTCAAGAGacagttctttcttctttggagAAGCTAAAGTTCGTGGTGCTTCTGAGACCGGAGATGGTGGCTTTAGGATCAGTTCAAAGGCCTGGCCCGAGGCACGTTTGTTGATTTGTTTCACTTCCATGTCTGCACAATAAAGCGAGAAATGGCAAGTCCTTCAATACCACAACAATATTgaggagagaagcagcacaagAGTTAGTGCAGGATCAGAAGTACAGACAGAAGATTTACCACCCTTGCCTTGGGCATTTTAAATGCAACAGCAGATTATGGGCAGAAAAGTGTTCTCAGGAAAAGTGCATTCCATTTTATCTGTAATAGCTTAATTATATATTAATCCCATAAAGATAAAAAAGTATAGCAGTTTTAGAAGCTTATTGGGGTTCTGTGTCATTTCACACCCTTTGCAGGCAGTGTCCAAGTTGATCCGTTTTTAAAGcttgctttcatcttttcttgGTTTCCCTAGGAATTATGTCAACTGTGAAGTGCTGTAATATTCAAACGGGCAGTAGGAGCTCAATGTTTGAAGGTTAGCTTTAAGAGTTTAGATAGCTGCTATTAGGGACACTAACCAGCATCATGGGTAATACACTATCAATAGAAGGTTAATagccaaaaccagcaaatgAATTGTTAAATCGGAAGTGGCTATCATTATGGACCAGGACAGTGAACTGAGTAATTTCCCAGCAATAGCACATTATCTGGATGATTTCCAGTGAAAGTCACTCACCATCATATTTATAGATGTTCATGTTGCGAGGTTCAGGGTAAAAACAGGAGCAGATCAGGGAAAGCATGGACAACTCCTTCATCTTTTCCTTGTAAGCTGAAATGAGAGACTTTGTTAGCACGCTTCACTTCCGCAGCTCCTCCTTAGTGAATCTCTGACTAAGATGACTGGCTGGGAACCAGCAAATCTGCTCCATCACCCACATATCAGATTTCTCTAGAATATTTActttcaactttttcttttgaacattAAGCCTTTATCAAATCACACAGGAGATACTCAGTACTGCAGAGACTGCTTCTGATCTCCTACACAACCTCAGCCTTGGGTGTAGTGCAGACAGGCCTTTCTGGTTTATAGAAAGTTACTCTGGCTACCAGGAACTCTATTTAGCATTGGAAGCGTGCCATGACTCCACTCTCTCCTGGCAGGTGGAGAGACATAAAGCTCTTACAAATTCTCTGACGTATCCAAATGCAATTGAGAAGAGATCTGAAATGCTGTCCATGTGTTGCTATAGGCAGATGATAAAGACATTATCTGTTACAAATGAAAACGTCATTCagataattgaaaataaaaccagaaataaggATACATTTATCAAATCCTTTGCATATTGTCCTTAATATGTGCAACTACTTGAAacaaagcttttccttcctcacttACTGACCAAAATACATTGCTTTCATACTCAAGTCTAGTGTATATCAGCTGACACAATAAATACCCTTGTAATTTACCCCCATATTCTCATGTTTACTGACTTTTTAATGCCCACAGGCCCCAGTCatgggcagagcaggagctggtcTAGAAATGGTGATACCAATACCTAACCATTAAATGATATTCTGCTTTCACCCTTTCTAATTGCCATCATCTATAAGTAGGAAAACAGTCTTGCACCTGGTTGCTTGGCAGGCCAATGACAGAGCTCAGACTTAGAGCCAGCTCCTGAATCCTGGGGCAATACCCTCATCGCTGCCTAGATATATTTTGAGGGGGAGTTGCTTCAAAATTCATCATGGCACACACATATCCCCCCTATTATCAAAACGATTTCCAGAGAGGCAGATATGCTTTTGCCACCAGCATCTGAAAAGATGGCTTATAATATAACTGTATTGTACTTAACAGATTAGACCAAATTAATCCTTGATGTTGCTAAAGGAAAATCAGACAGCCCTTTGATCTTCAAATTGTGGATGGATGCTCTTGTGCTTTTAGAATATGATTTTCCTACTCAGAAAAGCCCCTGAAGTTTGAGGCCTTGAGAGCCTTTAGGTGCTGCTCAAAGTGGTGGAATTTGAATGACTGATTCATTCTGGAATGAACTTCTAACTGCATGCGGATGattaattaatgtaattaagCTTTGCATGAGGGCCTCTATTACTGAACACTAAATAACCTGCCTAAAGGGCATAGAGCTTTTCAGAAACCATTGGTGAAAGCCAGCATCTCAGGTCAAGAGTATACTGAAGATATTGCTTTCTGTAAACTGAGGTTGTCAAGGAAGCTTACAAGATTTTTGGTTCAAAATGTAAGTACCAACTTGCAAGAAATCCTCTGAAGAGACAAGTCATATCCAATTGATGTTTGTTAATAATCAAACATGATGATATGTTCATTTAGGCCTCCATCCAATAAAGCACTTAACTGCATGCCTAATTCTAAGTACACAGGTGTGGCTGTCCAGACTGTCCTTTGAGGAGGGCTTGCCTAGCTGGCTGCCCACGCCACCAAAATTGCATCCTTTTCAGCACAGAGGTTGTAGAGTGGGAGCACATGAAACCCTGCATGCTGCCTGGGAGGCTGTTGAACAGAAAAGGGATGTTGGGTTGTGTATTAAAGACATGGCTGTTGATGACACATGCTGAAAGTTAGACCTTCTCATACAAGGTCTGCTGAATCATTGCCATAGTGTATAACTTGAAATACATTTCTAGAAAGAGGCATGCAAAGCAGTGCTTTAGGAATCCTGCTTTTTGAGGCCTTTGTTATTATTCATCTTTACTTGACAttgaaaatgtcatgttttctaacagtatttaaaagagTTAGAAAAAGGTGTTTGTTCTCCCAGCTTCTTATCTGCAAACCATAGCTGGAGAAAGATAAGAACGTGCTCAGATGTCTTTCCTTGCAAGCACAATAGCTGCATTGAAAGCATGCTGTCACAGTGATTGTCCTATTTCATTCTAGCTACTGACAGAATTAGGATGACTTTCTGTGCTTTACAatcattgcattttctttttacatggTATTGATTTGGCCTTCATTTGCCCTAGAAGGTCCTTCAACTATAGTTGGAGCTTGGGTTGAATACTCATATCAAGTtctggatgctgctgcaggtCTGGGACCCAAACAACGTGCTATGTTGACcagttctgtttttcctgttggaGACTTAAGGGCTTGAGGGCCtcaaaggaactgaaaaaaaacaacacactcCCTGAGGCGTCCAACAGCAGCATTGGGATGATTTGACCCCCTTGACCAGGCAAAGAAGAGCTCATTTGGCAGCACTGAGTGGCAGGAGCCCTTCTTTGCTCAGCTGTCCACTCCTTAAACTgccaagaattaaaaaaaggaagcagtaaCATTAGTCTCATTAATGGTCTGATTAGAGTGTCTGGCCCATGGTACACAGGTTGAACAAGGAGATAAATGTGCCTTCTCAAATCCTGAGGAGTTAGTATTTTAGCCGTAGAGgcttgtttctgaaaaagaaatatttttctatgaaaaaagcAGCACACTTAGGCCAGGAAGTCAAGAGCAGAGCATTTATGCAATCTGCATGGAACATCTTGAGTTGACTGATATAGACACAAAAACTATCTGTCTTAtaatgaagcttttaaaaacccTTGAAGACCAGCAGTGATCGCAACaaagtttattttccaaatgtgGTTCAACTGGCTTGCTAATTATGTAGCTCCTTGTGCAGTCATGTAGAGTACATATCATAAATGAGGAAACTTAAATGAAGCAActtaaatgaaggaaagaaaatgatggTACTCGTAATACTACAAAAGCTTTGATACAGAAATTGCTAGGAAAGAATAATGTTGACAAAAGACAGTAACAGAATCTTCTTAGTTATGTGCAGTAAGATTTAAATGTTTAGACACATTAAAACCTTTGAAGTTGGGCAAGAACAGAACGCTGATTTTTGCTAAAACTCGAAGGGATTTTGATATTACCAAATCTTGCAGTTTTGCTGTGATTATCCTAGTATTTACAGGTTGTCTTCATTTCTGAAGCTCTGTGATTATTTCAGAACCTCTTCtattctcttaaaaataaatccttgtaTTCAGAGTTGCAGGAAAGCCTTAGAAATAATACCTAATTCCCCTAAAAGATTTGACAGCTTCAGAGAAGAAACTCAGATAGCTTTGAAACTCAAGAACACACCGTATTTTTCTGAATAGGTCCCAAGTATACCTTAATGTCATTATTTTATGACAATCTCATCATTTTCTCAGACTTCAGGCATGATTTttggttggaactagatgatctttaagttcccttccaactcaaaccattctatgattctatgatttttaacaGCTATGTTAAAAACTGCGAAAGCACTCTCTATGTTGGGTGAAAAtttccattctctttctttgcGTGCTCTAATAGCTCCTGGAGGCTTTCAAGAGTGCCTGTGCTACATCTGCATGAGCAAGCAGGGAAGCACAGAAGGACTCTGGATGGAAACAATTCTAAGGACTCTATGTCCATGCTTTATGTATTTTGAGAGTCTTTTATTCAGATTAGTTTGGTCCTATGGTCTGAACAACCATTAATGCCTGAAGCATAACAAATGTACATACCAACGTATATCTTCCAATTTCATTATCTATCAAGTAAATCAGTTTCTGCACTTTGAGATTGCTCTGCAATGTGAACCAAAGCATGGTCAGCTAGGATACTTTGATGATTCTCTTCTAAAGTGCTCTCCTGATCACAAATAATATGTTTATTCAGATGCAAACCGTATTCCTccattaacaacaaaaaattagtgcactgctgctccagcagctcactTGCCCATTGAGTGGAACTAATAAGGAAGAGTGCTATGGCTGCCATTAGAAGTCAGCATCCGCTTATTTGTTGCTGAGGGAAATAGGAAGATTAGGGAAAACACTGGTAAAACCACCCTGTCTGTTCTCATCTGTTATCCAATAGCTATAAGCAATCTTTTACAGTTCatactgtaaaatgaaaatctgtcCTGACTGACAGACCATGGGCAATTTGGGTCACATTTTGTTCCTTGGCAAAGCACAGCTATAACAGATTGCTGTGTCACAGCAGAGACCATTATTCGTAAGCAAGACTATTTTTAACATATAAAAGCACAGAGATAAGTGTAAATGTTATGTATAATTAACAACTGATGAAGGCAAATCTGTTGGTTCCTTTTGCCTTACTGAATCCAGTCTGCATATAATGAAGAGCTACTGATTTTTGACACTTCCCTCTAGTCCCACTAGCCAACTAGTTCTTGAAGTTCTGTGCAcctggaaggaaacagaaactgGCACGTTGCCCATGGTCAAAATGTGCAGCCCATAACATGGCTCAGGCCCGTGTTTCCTTGCCAGGCGTCTGTGAGACAGTCAATTTTCTTAGACAGAACTGAAATCctgccttgttttctgctttggaagAGACTGCAGAAGTAAGTAAGTAAGATTACGTGACATGTGAAATGCAAGGTACAGAAGACCTCCCATAGCCATCCTTCAGTTTCTAATGGATGTTACTGACAAAGCAGTTTCTTACAAATTTCACTTTGTTAATGCTTCCTTTGAAGTGCTAGAGCTTTTTGGTTTGTCAAGACAATTATTTAAATCATGAAAAGCCATGTCATTTCCTGAGCACAGGCACACTCTGTTGTccagtaagttttttttttttttggtaatgcaTTTTAGTAGCATGCTTTTTCTGTCAAAGGAAATGGTGTTTTACAACCATAAATGTAATTGTTTCCCCATAGCTGGTGGTGGTAGCTGAAGAAAGCTGCATGATGAGTATTGGAAAAGTGGTGAACTAGGATTGGGAATAGTGCATGGGACTCGCGAAAGTAAAACTCAAGGTGGGGCACGAGTGTTAGGGACtctacatatttaatttttggaaCTTGTCTGAGACGTATGAGTCTGGGATTCTCTTTAATTCACTGGCCACCCAATATTTAAGATAGCCAGTTTGCAGCAGtcatgaaatctttttttttctagtcaaTGGAGAGATAAGCACCACCATATAGACTGATTGGTCCCATTGCAAGAGAGGTGTCTAAGATAAATGAAATAGGTTGCCTTAAGGCCAAGGAATCTCCTTCAATTGTCAGAAAACCTTAGACTGTTTGTAGGCTTATGGAGTCACCAGTAATGAAgtgaatgaaagcaaaagccCCTGCAGTGCATACGTCTTATCCACCCCTTACGCTCATTCATGAGTGACATCTCATTTTGGTGGTTCATGCAGGTGGAGCTAATTTTGTGACTGTCTTTTGTGACTCTGAATGCAAAATACTGCTCAACAGAGTATTTGGTGTGAATCCATCTTGCAACCTTATGTATGTGTGCTTTTCCAGTTTCCCTAACAAAAATAAGGTTGCTTTACTAACAGCTCAAAGCAAAGGCACTTGAGATGAGCTGGACAGAATGGGAATGCAGTTAATTACAGAGGCAAGCAGAGCGTTTTGGTCGTGTCACCTGCCTCTTAATTTTGTAATACTTCCGTACCTAGACAACAAAGGAAGTAGGtactatgaaaatgaaaaagaaaacagaaataaggaaaagaaattgtgaaTTGTTGAGATTTCTCTGTCAACAGTGACTCTAGCATTTCCTATCATatgcacagaaaatgagaaagaacgAACTTGGACAGACCTAATCTGATTTTCTGGCAAAtgactgttttaaaaagtaattttaggCATTAATTTCTGTAACCCTCATAACAATTCTGAGGTCACTAAAGTTACCTAGGTTTTGGCAGAAGAAGTagcaattttcttctctccaacTAGAGATTCTTTtaagaaatggctttaaaatggtttgggatggaatCCAGCACTAGTATTGTTCATCAAGGCACAGGGCGTCAGTAAAATCAGGGAGCACTGTAGCATCAGAACACAAAAGATGCTGCAAGAGACAGATCTGATCCTTCAGCTATGCAGCCCTTCTGAAATCCATTTGAACTTCAGAGAATTTCAGccagagtgaaaacaaaaattccatttttttttcccaagggaagaagacctttttctttaagatctgctttgttttcacaaTTTTTTCAAGGCACTCCCtccatattttccttcttatgtctgcACTCCTTCTCCATCACCTCAACTTTCTTCCCATAGAGCTTTTTATGTAGGAAAGGATGTGAGGTACAAAAACTGACTTTGAAGGTTTTTgtaggagaggaaggagaggatgaACAGTGAGGAATGAACTTAAAGGTTACAGTACTCCTAAGACAGCTCTATTTCCTGCTGGCTAACTGAAaacaacagattattttttttcagtgagaagtTCTACTCCTATTCTTTAGATGCTTTGGCACAATGCTGTTTAAGCTGCTGAACTTAGGCGTCCTTCATAAAAGGCCTCCACAACCAGAGACAGCTCCTGATACACATTTATCACCTAAGTGTGAATGTCTTGTAAGCATCAATAGTTGGCTAGTATTTAAGGCAGCCCCATCCAGTAACCATTTTGCTATGTCCTATCTCCTGTATTCTGTGCAAGCAAAAAAGACTGTGGAAATTCAACTATGGGATGATGTGAATGAGAGAGATTTTTCCTGAATGTGAACTcgatggaaaaagaaaaaggtactAGGCTGTAGAAGCTACACCAGGAGGAAATACGTTCCTTACTTAGCTCACCTTACTTGCCTGAGAACTGTCAGTGGTTTTCTGACACATCTGCACAAGGGGAAAACAATCTCTTTTGCCTGGTATGAAAAATCCtcaatttcacttttaatttaGGAACACTGATAGAGTAGTAGTAATGATTCTGCATGTATCATTCTGGGTCTGATCCtgtcattaattttcctgttctgaagaaaaatccCTATCCCCTGAGCTATCACTCAGAGTCTTGTATGAATGACTTAAGAATCAAAACCTTAAGCCCTAGATTTTTGAACGGGTGGATTTGTCTTCCAGGATTTAATGCTTACTCTGTGTgtaatgtgttttctttgcatCGCATGCTTGAAGGGTTGTGACATACTCTTTCACCAGCACCCAAAGCCATTAAACTCTTTTACTTCTGAGACAGGTTACATATAATATTGCTTAGAAAGTCAgatatttcacaaaaataattctacTAACTTTGAAGATCCCACCCTGTTAAGCAGCACTGCATCAGAATCTCTCTCCACACCAGataaaagcaatgttttcagGGATGATAATGTTTATGCGTGAAGGCCAGAGAAACGGAAGGCTTGTCAGAGACTCCCCAACACAGccacccagcccagctgcacacAGGTTATCTTGTCTCAGCATTTCTGAGATTGGGGATACCACATGCACGAGCCAGACACAACAGCAGcctagtgtttttttttcaaaacgAAGActacagaaatttaaaagcttttatacAAATTTATGAGTCTACTCAATTTGGTATATGTGGGAGCAAGgggctgtatttatttaattacaagATATTCCAAAGGACTGAATTTCTGGGTTTAGAGAAATCTAGTCCCTAATTTAAGAAGAGTTTGCTTCAAGACTTGCCTGCAGCAGAACCCCTCCCAGATTTATGATCCTTCCCTCAGAAGTGGCTACAATCTTATAAGTTGTGCTTAAGAGCCCCCTGAGCCATGCTGTTTCCTGGGTGCAAAGCTGTGGTGCTTGGCTTGGTCCTGGATCACTGCTGGAAGCTGAAGCAGCAAGAAAGGATGTGCAAAGGAGGTGGTACTACTTCAGTGTCTTTGTGACAGACAATAAATATGGGGTGACTGAGTCACAATATGGAAGGACAGAAGTCGCAGAGCTTGCAGGAGGCTGCTTTCCCCCGCCAAGCCTGGCATGCTGATACCAGTCACCACAACAGCAGTGTACCTACAGCTTTCTGCTCACTGGTGACTCAGGCTCTGGGTGGGAAGTGCAGTTCTGAGTCCTTGTGTTGAGCACACTACTTTCCCTTGGAACACCCAGCAGTCAGGGAGTAGGCTATTTGAGAT is part of the Cuculus canorus isolate bCucCan1 chromosome 2, bCucCan1.pri, whole genome shotgun sequence genome and harbors:
- the STMN2 gene encoding stathmin-2, whose protein sequence is MAKTAMAYKEKMKELSMLSLICSCFYPEPRNMNIYKYDDMEVKQINKRASGQAFELILKPPSPVSEAPRTLASPKKKELSLEEIQKKLEAAEERRKSQEAQVLKHLAEKREHEREVLQKALEENNNFSKMAEEKLILKMEQIKENREANIAALIERLQEKERHAAEVRRNKELQVELSG